The following coding sequences are from one Ovis canadensis isolate MfBH-ARS-UI-01 breed Bighorn chromosome 7, ARS-UI_OviCan_v2, whole genome shotgun sequence window:
- the ZNF106 gene encoding zinc finger protein 106 isoform X2: protein MVRERKCILCHIVYSSKKEMDEHMRSMLHHRELENLKGRFGIEMVPLVQNEQEVLDLDGEPDLSDLEGFQWEGVSISSSPGLARKRSLSESSVIIDRAPSVYSFFSEEGTGKENEPQQIFSPSNSFRSSQSQKPTMSLKQEVTPLAASLRTDERTENVATRRRHSTQLSPDLTIPLMDLTKELHSQESSTLSENHNAQESNGEGNSLSSNASSALANSSLADAATDSSCTSGAEQNDGQNVRKKRRATGDGSSPELPSLERKNKRRKIKGKKERSQVDQLLSISLREEELSKSLQCMDNNLLQARAALQTAYVEVQRLLMLKQQITMEMSALRTHRIQILQGLQETYEPSEHPDQVPSSLTQEQKNVRSQTSTDGTLLPSAFFPNFLEPLSSHVSPSSTGTPLQAITSSFQAHGSVPAPDSSVHIKQEPMSPEQEETVNAISQGSACSVSKELLQANREISDNCPVYPVTTAALSLSELTERFHEPSQELKFSVEQGITRNRGNSPSSQSAGLPSIDKESEEPNKGNSGSEACTSSFPRLSFASETPLEKEPHSPADQPEQQAESTLTSAEARGNKKKKKLRKKKTLRAAHVPENSDTEQDVFTSKPVRKVKTGKSAKGGKVTTSTWEDSRTGPEQESVRDEPDSDSSIEVLELPNPQLEVVAIDSSESGEEKPDSPSKKDIWNSTEQNSLETSRSGCDEVSSTSEIGTRNKDGIPVSVAETQTVISSIKGSKNSSEISSEPGDDDEPTEGSFEGHQAAVNAIQIFGNLLYTCSADKTVRAYNLVSRKCIGVFEGHTSKVNCLLVTQTSGKNAALYTGSSDHTIRCYNVKTRECVEQLQLEDRVLCLHSRWRILYAGLANGTVVTFNIKNNKRLEIFECHGPRAVSCLATAQEGARKLLVVGSYDCTISVRDARNGLLLRTLEGHSKTILCMKVVNDLVFSGSSDQSVHAHNIHTGELVRIYKGHNHAVTVVNILGKVMVTACLDKFVRVYELQSHDRLQVYGGHKDMIMCMTIHKSMIYTGCYDGSIQAVRLNLMQNYRCWWHGCSLIFGVVDHLKQHLLTDHTNPNFQTLKCRWKNCDAFFTAKKGSKQDAAGHIEHHAEDDSKIDS, encoded by the exons ATGGTACGAGAACGAAAATGCATATTGTGCCACATTGTGTACAGCTCAAAAAAG GAGATGGATGAACACATGCGGAGCATGTTGCATCACAGGGAACTTGAGAACCTGAAGGGCAG gTTTGGCATAGAAATGGTGCCTCTGGTTCAAAATGAGCAAGAGGTCTTGGATCTGGATGGTGAGCCTGATCTGTCTGATCTAGAAGGATTCCAGTGGGAAggtgtttccatttcttcatccCCTGGGTTGGCAAGGAAGCGAAGCCTTTCAGAGAGCAGTGTGATCATAGACAGGGCTCCGTCTGTGTATAGCTTCTTCAGTGAGGAAGGCACAGGCAAAGAAAATGAGCCCCAGCAGATTTTTTCACCTAGTAATTCATTCAGATCTTCACAGAGTCAAAAACCAACCATGAGCCTTAAGCAGGAAGTGACACCTCTGGCTGCCTCCCTAAGAACAGATGAAAGAACTGAAAATGTTGCTACTCGAAGGCGACATAGCACGCAATTATCTCCTGACCTTACAATACCTTTGATGGATTTGACAAAAGAGCTGCACAGCCAGGAGAGTTCTACACTATCAGAGAATCATAATGCCCAGGAAAGTAATGGAGAAGGAAACTCTTTATCATCAAATGCATCCTCAGCCCTTGCAAACTCCAGTTTGGCAGATGCAGCCACAGACAGCAGCTGTACCTCTGGTGCTGAACAGAATGATGGCCAGAATGTTAGAAAGAAACGAAGAGCCACTGGA GATGGATCTTCTCCTGAACTGCCAAGTcttgagagaaaaaataaaagaaggaaaattaaaggaaagaaag AACGTTCTCAGGTTGACCAGCTGCTGAGTATTTCTTTACGAGAAGAAGAACTAAGCAAATCGTTGCAGTGCATGGATAACAATCTTCTGCAAGCTCGGGCAGCACTTCAGACAGCTTATGTTGAAGTTCAAAGGCTACTTATGCTGAAGCAGCAG ataacTATGGAAATGAGTGCCCTGAGGACCCATAGAATACAGATTCTACAGGGATTACAAG AAACATATGAACCTTCTGAACATCCAGACCAGGTTCCCTCTAGCCTTACACAAGAACAGAAGAATGTTAGATCTCAAACATCTACTGATGGCACACTTCTGCCTAGTGCTTTTTTCCCGAATTTCCTGGAACCTCTATCTTCCCACGTGTCTCCATCATCCACTGGAACCCCTCTCCAAGCAATCACATCTTCTTTCCAAGCTCATGGCAGTGTTCCTGCTCCCGACTCATCAGTTCATATTAAAcaagaacccatgtctcctgaacaaGAAGAGACTGTGAATGCCATATCACAAGGCTCTGCTTGCAGTGTGTCCAAGGAATTACTGCAAGCTAATA GAGAGATCAGTGACAATTGTCCAGTTTATCCAGTTACCACTGCAGCATTGTCCTTATCAGAGCTAACAGAGAGATTCCATGAGCCTAGCCAAGAACTGAAGTTTTCTGTGGAGCAAGGAATTACCAGAAACAGAGGGAACAGTCCCTCTTCCCAATCAGCTGGTCTTCCTAGCATagataaagaaagtgaagagccaAACAAAGGCAACAGTGGGTCTGAAGCCTGTACCAGTTCTTTTCCAAGATTATCCTTTGCTTCAGAAACCCCTTTAGAAAAAGAGCCCCACTCTCCAGCTGACCAGCCAGAACAACAGGCAGAGTCCACTCTGACATCAGCTGAAGCTAGGgggaacaagaaaaagaagaaacttagGAAGAAGAAAACTCTGCGGGCTGCTCATGTTCCTGAGAACAGTGACACTGAACAGGATGTATTTACTTCTAAACCTGTAAGGAAAGTAAAAACTGGAAAGTCTGCTAAAGGGGGGAAAGTGACAACCTCCACCTGGGAAGATAGCAGAACTGGCCCAGAACAAGAAAGTGTCAGAGATGAACCAGATAGTGACTCGTCTATTGAAGTCCTAGAACTTCCTAATCCTCAGTTAGAAGTGGTAGCCATTGATTCTTCTGAATCTGGAGAAGAGAAACCAGATAGCCCATCTAAAAAGGATATTTGGAACTCCACAGAGCAAAATTCATTAGAAACTTCTCGCTCTGGTTGTGATGAAGTTAGCTCTACCAGTGAGATTGGCACTCGCAATAAAGATGGCATCCCTGTAAG TGTGGCAGAAACTCAGACTGTGATCTCCTCCATAAAAGGATCAAAGAACTCTTCAG AAATATCTTCAGAGCCAGGAGATGACGATGAGCCCACAGAAGGGAGCTTTGAGGGGCACCAAGCTGCAGTGAATGCAATTCAGATATTTGGGAATTTACTGTATACCTGTTCAGCAGATAAAACTGTCCGAGCTTATAATCTAGTG AGTCGAAAGTGCATTGGTGTCTTTGAGGGCCATACCTCCAAAGTGAACTGCCTCCTGGTTACTCAGACCTCTGGGAAGAATGCTGCCCTTTACACTGGTTCCAGTGATCATACCATTCGCTGCTATAATGTTAAG ACTCGAGAGTGTGTGGAGCAATTACAGCTGGAAGACCGGGTTCTCTGCCTCCACAGTAGGTGGCGAATTCTCTATGCAGGACTGGCTAATGGCACTGTGGTCACCTTCAACATAAAG AACAACAAACGACTTGAAATCTTTGAATGCCATGGCCCTCGGGCTGTCAGCTGTCTTGCCACAGCTCAGGAAGGTGCCCGAAAGTTGCTGGTTGTGGGTTCTTACGACTGTACCATTAGCGTACGCGATGCACGGAATGGATTGCTCCTTAGAACTCTGGAGGGCCACAGCAAAACCATCCTCTGCATGAAG gtggTGAATGACCTTGTATTCAGTGGCTCCAGTGATCAGTCAGTCCATGCTCACAACATTCAT ACTGGTGAGCTTGTCCGGATCTATAAAGGTCACAATCATGCCGTGACTGTGGTGAATATCCTAGGGAAAGTGATGGTGACTGCTTGCTTGGATAAATTTGTTCGTGTCTATGAGTTACAG TCGCATGATCGATTGCAGGTTTATGGAGGACACAAAGACATGATTATGTGTATGACCATCCATAAAAGTATG ATTTATACTGGCTGTTATGATGGCAGTATTCAGGCTGTGAGGCTAAATCTGATGCAGAATTACCGCTGCTGG TGGCATGGCTGCTCTCTGATATTTGGTGTTGTAGATCATTTAAAACAACATTTGCTGACTGACCATACAAATCCAAACTTTCAAACTCTGAAATGTCGCTGGAAGAACTGTGATGCTTTTTTTACTGCTAAGAAAGGATCCAAACAG GATGCTGCAGGACACATTGAACACCATGCTGAGGATGACAGCAAAATTGATTCATGA
- the ZNF106 gene encoding zinc finger protein 106 isoform X3, with protein MVPLVQNEQEVLDLDGEPDLSDLEGFQWEGVSISSSPGLARKRSLSESSVIIDRAPSVYSFFSEEGTGKENEPQQIFSPSNSFRSSQSQKPTMSLKQEVTPLAASLRTDERTENVATRRRHSTQLSPDLTIPLMDLTKELHSQESSTLSENHNAQESNGEGNSLSSNASSALANSSLADAATDSSCTSGAEQNDGQNVRKKRRATGDGSSPELPSLERKNKRRKIKGKKERSQVDQLLSISLREEELSKSLQCMDNNLLQARAALQTAYVEVQRLLMLKQQITMEMSALRTHRIQILQGLQETYEPSEHPDQVPSSLTQEQKNVRSQTSTDGTLLPSAFFPNFLEPLSSHVSPSSTGTPLQAITSSFQAHGSVPAPDSSVHIKQEPMSPEQEETVNAISQGSACSVSKELLQANREISDNCPVYPVTTAALSLSELTERFHEPSQELKFSVEQGITRNRGNSPSSQSAGLPSIDKESEEPNKGNSGSEACTSSFPRLSFASETPLEKEPHSPADQPEQQAESTLTSAEARGNKKKKKLRKKKTLRAAHVPENSDTEQDVFTSKPVRKVKTGKSAKGGKVTTSTWEDSRTGPEQESVRDEPDSDSSIEVLELPNPQLEVVAIDSSESGEEKPDSPSKKDIWNSTEQNSLETSRSGCDEVSSTSEIGTRNKDGIPVSVAETQTVISSIKGSKNSSEISSEPGDDDEPTEGSFEGHQAAVNAIQIFGNLLYTCSADKTVRAYNLVSRKCIGVFEGHTSKVNCLLVTQTSGKNAALYTGSSDHTIRCYNVKTRECVEQLQLEDRVLCLHSRWRILYAGLANGTVVTFNIKNNKRLEIFECHGPRAVSCLATAQEGARKLLVVGSYDCTISVRDARNGLLLRTLEGHSKTILCMKVVNDLVFSGSSDQSVHAHNIHTGELVRIYKGHNHAVTVVNILGKVMVTACLDKFVRVYELQSHDRLQVYGGHKDMIMCMTIHKSMIYTGCYDGSIQAVRLNLMQNYRCWWHGCSLIFGVVDHLKQHLLTDHTNPNFQTLKCRWKNCDAFFTAKKGSKQDAAGHIEHHAEDDSKIDS; from the exons ATGGTGCCTCTGGTTCAAAATGAGCAAGAGGTCTTGGATCTGGATGGTGAGCCTGATCTGTCTGATCTAGAAGGATTCCAGTGGGAAggtgtttccatttcttcatccCCTGGGTTGGCAAGGAAGCGAAGCCTTTCAGAGAGCAGTGTGATCATAGACAGGGCTCCGTCTGTGTATAGCTTCTTCAGTGAGGAAGGCACAGGCAAAGAAAATGAGCCCCAGCAGATTTTTTCACCTAGTAATTCATTCAGATCTTCACAGAGTCAAAAACCAACCATGAGCCTTAAGCAGGAAGTGACACCTCTGGCTGCCTCCCTAAGAACAGATGAAAGAACTGAAAATGTTGCTACTCGAAGGCGACATAGCACGCAATTATCTCCTGACCTTACAATACCTTTGATGGATTTGACAAAAGAGCTGCACAGCCAGGAGAGTTCTACACTATCAGAGAATCATAATGCCCAGGAAAGTAATGGAGAAGGAAACTCTTTATCATCAAATGCATCCTCAGCCCTTGCAAACTCCAGTTTGGCAGATGCAGCCACAGACAGCAGCTGTACCTCTGGTGCTGAACAGAATGATGGCCAGAATGTTAGAAAGAAACGAAGAGCCACTGGA GATGGATCTTCTCCTGAACTGCCAAGTcttgagagaaaaaataaaagaaggaaaattaaaggaaagaaag AACGTTCTCAGGTTGACCAGCTGCTGAGTATTTCTTTACGAGAAGAAGAACTAAGCAAATCGTTGCAGTGCATGGATAACAATCTTCTGCAAGCTCGGGCAGCACTTCAGACAGCTTATGTTGAAGTTCAAAGGCTACTTATGCTGAAGCAGCAG ataacTATGGAAATGAGTGCCCTGAGGACCCATAGAATACAGATTCTACAGGGATTACAAG AAACATATGAACCTTCTGAACATCCAGACCAGGTTCCCTCTAGCCTTACACAAGAACAGAAGAATGTTAGATCTCAAACATCTACTGATGGCACACTTCTGCCTAGTGCTTTTTTCCCGAATTTCCTGGAACCTCTATCTTCCCACGTGTCTCCATCATCCACTGGAACCCCTCTCCAAGCAATCACATCTTCTTTCCAAGCTCATGGCAGTGTTCCTGCTCCCGACTCATCAGTTCATATTAAAcaagaacccatgtctcctgaacaaGAAGAGACTGTGAATGCCATATCACAAGGCTCTGCTTGCAGTGTGTCCAAGGAATTACTGCAAGCTAATA GAGAGATCAGTGACAATTGTCCAGTTTATCCAGTTACCACTGCAGCATTGTCCTTATCAGAGCTAACAGAGAGATTCCATGAGCCTAGCCAAGAACTGAAGTTTTCTGTGGAGCAAGGAATTACCAGAAACAGAGGGAACAGTCCCTCTTCCCAATCAGCTGGTCTTCCTAGCATagataaagaaagtgaagagccaAACAAAGGCAACAGTGGGTCTGAAGCCTGTACCAGTTCTTTTCCAAGATTATCCTTTGCTTCAGAAACCCCTTTAGAAAAAGAGCCCCACTCTCCAGCTGACCAGCCAGAACAACAGGCAGAGTCCACTCTGACATCAGCTGAAGCTAGGgggaacaagaaaaagaagaaacttagGAAGAAGAAAACTCTGCGGGCTGCTCATGTTCCTGAGAACAGTGACACTGAACAGGATGTATTTACTTCTAAACCTGTAAGGAAAGTAAAAACTGGAAAGTCTGCTAAAGGGGGGAAAGTGACAACCTCCACCTGGGAAGATAGCAGAACTGGCCCAGAACAAGAAAGTGTCAGAGATGAACCAGATAGTGACTCGTCTATTGAAGTCCTAGAACTTCCTAATCCTCAGTTAGAAGTGGTAGCCATTGATTCTTCTGAATCTGGAGAAGAGAAACCAGATAGCCCATCTAAAAAGGATATTTGGAACTCCACAGAGCAAAATTCATTAGAAACTTCTCGCTCTGGTTGTGATGAAGTTAGCTCTACCAGTGAGATTGGCACTCGCAATAAAGATGGCATCCCTGTAAG TGTGGCAGAAACTCAGACTGTGATCTCCTCCATAAAAGGATCAAAGAACTCTTCAG AAATATCTTCAGAGCCAGGAGATGACGATGAGCCCACAGAAGGGAGCTTTGAGGGGCACCAAGCTGCAGTGAATGCAATTCAGATATTTGGGAATTTACTGTATACCTGTTCAGCAGATAAAACTGTCCGAGCTTATAATCTAGTG AGTCGAAAGTGCATTGGTGTCTTTGAGGGCCATACCTCCAAAGTGAACTGCCTCCTGGTTACTCAGACCTCTGGGAAGAATGCTGCCCTTTACACTGGTTCCAGTGATCATACCATTCGCTGCTATAATGTTAAG ACTCGAGAGTGTGTGGAGCAATTACAGCTGGAAGACCGGGTTCTCTGCCTCCACAGTAGGTGGCGAATTCTCTATGCAGGACTGGCTAATGGCACTGTGGTCACCTTCAACATAAAG AACAACAAACGACTTGAAATCTTTGAATGCCATGGCCCTCGGGCTGTCAGCTGTCTTGCCACAGCTCAGGAAGGTGCCCGAAAGTTGCTGGTTGTGGGTTCTTACGACTGTACCATTAGCGTACGCGATGCACGGAATGGATTGCTCCTTAGAACTCTGGAGGGCCACAGCAAAACCATCCTCTGCATGAAG gtggTGAATGACCTTGTATTCAGTGGCTCCAGTGATCAGTCAGTCCATGCTCACAACATTCAT ACTGGTGAGCTTGTCCGGATCTATAAAGGTCACAATCATGCCGTGACTGTGGTGAATATCCTAGGGAAAGTGATGGTGACTGCTTGCTTGGATAAATTTGTTCGTGTCTATGAGTTACAG TCGCATGATCGATTGCAGGTTTATGGAGGACACAAAGACATGATTATGTGTATGACCATCCATAAAAGTATG ATTTATACTGGCTGTTATGATGGCAGTATTCAGGCTGTGAGGCTAAATCTGATGCAGAATTACCGCTGCTGG TGGCATGGCTGCTCTCTGATATTTGGTGTTGTAGATCATTTAAAACAACATTTGCTGACTGACCATACAAATCCAAACTTTCAAACTCTGAAATGTCGCTGGAAGAACTGTGATGCTTTTTTTACTGCTAAGAAAGGATCCAAACAG GATGCTGCAGGACACATTGAACACCATGCTGAGGATGACAGCAAAATTGATTCATGA